A window of Pseudodesulfovibrio sp. JC047 contains these coding sequences:
- the cas4 gene encoding CRISPR-associated protein Cas4, translated as MPNTLPLSALQHYMYCPRQCALIHVEKVWVENRFTAEGRLLHLRADSGVPGRRGGIAEDRAVPLRSDRLGLYGIADVVEMRPNSTGQDVPYPVEYKRGQPKVDACDRVQVCAQAMCLEEMLGVRIEQGAIFYGKPRRREIVLLDTDLRELVERICADIHVMVEERRVPDAEYGPACRGCSLKSECMPKTTKRVAQYIKKYLES; from the coding sequence ATGCCGAATACCCTGCCTCTTTCCGCATTGCAGCATTATATGTACTGCCCACGGCAGTGCGCGCTGATTCATGTGGAAAAAGTCTGGGTGGAAAACAGGTTCACGGCTGAAGGACGATTGTTGCACCTCCGCGCCGATTCCGGGGTTCCCGGTCGGCGCGGAGGCATTGCCGAAGACCGGGCTGTCCCGCTTCGGAGCGATCGGCTGGGCCTGTACGGGATCGCCGATGTGGTGGAGATGCGACCGAATTCGACCGGGCAGGACGTTCCCTATCCTGTCGAATACAAACGCGGTCAGCCCAAGGTCGATGCCTGTGATCGGGTGCAGGTGTGTGCGCAGGCCATGTGTTTGGAAGAAATGCTTGGCGTGCGCATTGAGCAGGGGGCGATTTTTTATGGAAAACCGCGTCGGCGCGAGATCGTGCTTTTGGACACGGACCTGCGGGAACTGGTTGAGCGCATATGTGCGGATATCCATGTCATGGTCGAGGAAAGGCGCGTCCCGGATGCCGAGTATGGCCCGGCGTGTCGAGGCTGTTCGTTGAAAAGTGAGTGTATGCCGAAGACCACGAAACGGGTTGCGCAGTATATAAAGAAGTATCTGGAATCATGA